The genomic window GGCGCGAGAGACGGGGCTCGAACCCGCGACCTCCGGCGTGACAGGCCGGAAAATCGTTAACGAATCCATCGCCACGTGAGACTTTCCTACCCCTCACCATGGCCTCCAAAGCGCAAAAGTGTCACAAGAATTGGGGGCTCTATTTCGTCTGTTTTCTCGAGCTTTTTCGCCCCGACTTTACGCGCCTCATCGAACCTCCGAACGGCCTCCACATTCACTGGGTTATAGGTCTTCCGCAGGCGCTTGTTCGTGTCAACGCTGTTGGCCATCTTATTCGCTTGGTCGGTAACGGAGCCGCCCCCGGCGTCGCCCTCGACGGCGCCTGAGCGTCTCATGTCGGCGAGCTGGCGTTCATCTGCCGGGTCCACAGCGGCTCTGACGGCCCGGAAATCGTCGCCTAGCGTGTCCTTGGAATAGGCGCGGCCCGATCGGTTGCGGAATATCGGAGCATTCGGCGCGATGTCGATTGCCAACTTCTTCAGGTATGCCATCAGAATTGCTTGCGACCAGGGCGTAAGCGTTGCGGCGGCAGCTCGCCCGGTCTTGGCGCGATCGAGGTCGAACCACATCCCAGAGGCGTCATAGGCGACCTGCGACGGGGTCAACCCGCGCGCATCAACCGGTGATAGCATGGAGTCCCATGCGACGGCGATACAGGCCGCGAGGCCGTAATATCCCATGCGCCAAGCCCGCTGGACCCGATGCAGGACCTCCCGTCGCTGCCAGACCTCCTGTCGCGGGTCAGGCGCGCCGTTTTCAAAAGCCTTGGTTGGGTCTTCCTTGCCGTCGCAATAGCCCCCCATGGCCTTCATTCGCTTCCAGAGCGCCCGCCAAACTTTGATGACGCGGTGCCGCTCCGTGATAGAAATTGCCTGTTCAATTTCCGCTACGAGCCCAGAGACTTGCCCAGTCTCCTTATCAATCCGGAGGAAGTGCTCTGTCTCAATGGTGGACGGCAGGCAGTCCCCGAATTTTGGCCCGATCCACTTCCACGCGCGCGGCCAGTCGTCACGGCTTTCCTGCTCCTTGGTCCAGACCTTGCCCTTCTTCAGGCGCTCGGCTAGCCGCAGCCTCATGGCGCGTTCGTATCCGTGCCCGACGCTTCCTTCCGGCCACTGCGGCGCCTCGGTGCGAACCGGTCGGGGGAGTCCACGACGCACGTGGTCCCAATCCTCATTGAGCTTGATGGCTTTTGCCTTGTCCTCGGCGGACGCGGCGGGATTGCCATCACTGTCCAAGCCTGGGCCGCCTTTGCCCATTGTGACGAGAACAAAGCTCGGATCGCGGTCGCGCATGGCCTTTGTCGGTCGCCAGCGCCAGCGACCGTTGATGAACAGGAAATATCGGATCTTGTCCGCGCCCACGTTAGCGTGCCCCGAATTTCTCCCGAGCATCGCGCGCCTTCGTTGGCGGCGTCAATGTGGGCGCCGGCCCGAAAAGGTGCTTATGTCGGAGCTTCCGCCATTGGTCGATTGCATCCAGATCGTAATTGCCGGTCGTGATATCAGGCTTCGGAAAGCCCCGATCAAATAGACCATGCTTGCAGGTCTCGAACTGCGCCAGCGACAAGCCTAACCGTCGCGCGGCCTCTGCCGGCGCGCCATCGCCAACGACCTCATCATGAAATGCGCGTCTGGTCCTATTCACGGGCGTTCTGCCTTACTCCAAGGGGCGGGAGGTGGGGAAACCGTTGTGCTCGACGCCGTCGAGGCGACGGCCGGCGAATTTCTTGCCAACGCGCGCCATGACGCAGAAGCGTTCGCCGTGAAAACCGCTGCCGCCATCGACATTGAGCCAGCGCGATTTTCCCTCGTTGACGTAGTCGGTTGTATAGTTGGCTCGCCAGTCCGGGTCCTGTTTGTCGCGATCGAGCGATAGCGTCCATTCGCCCCACTGCTTGAATAGGAACGGCACGCCCGCAGTGGCGCATTGGTCGCGGATCGATCGAGGCCAATCTGGGTGCATCGGGCGGGCCTTCGATCCGCTCTCGCCCCCGACGATGACCCAATCGATTTGGTCAAGCCATGGCGTTAAGTCGATAGCGCCAAGCATCGGTTCTATGCTCAGCCCGACCCACGGGATTCCGAGCTTTGACTTTAGTGCCACCAGTCGCGGAATATCACGGTTCGCCTCGTCTTGGTTGACGATCGTAATCATCAACCCGGCATGTTTCGGCCATGTCACGCGGCCTATCGCGGCGAGCCGTTTCTCAACAACGCTGATGCGTTTGGTGACAATCTGAAGCGCAAGGCGCTTGCAGATTTCGATCTTCTCCCAAGCTTCGCCGAACCATTCAATCGGCACCTCGGTGTCGAATAGGTCCGACATTGATTGAATGAAGACGCGGCGCGTGGTCCCGACGTTCGGAACGGGCAGCCCGAAAACCTTGGCGTTCTCCACCGCGCAAGTCGCGTCCGCCGCCCACTCTGCATAGGCGTTGTCGAGCTTGTGGATCATCTTCGCCGCGCCATGGATCTTTCGGCGCGGGACGCCAACGCCCCAAATGTTGCCGCCAGTGCGCTTTGACCACGTCTCTGCATAGCAATGATCGCAACCGGGACCAACCTTCGTGCAGCCCCACCAAAAATTTACGGTGGCGTCCGTCCATTCGATCTTGCTGTTCTCAGCCACGGTCATTCCCCCCTCTGTGCTAGGGGCGACGCGGCGGCCTTAACGGCGCTGCGTGTATTTACGATCCGGCCAAACCTCCGGACTGCATCTTCGTATGATCGAACTGCGGCCCGCCTTGCTTTCGCATCATCGAGCTTCTTGCGCCCGTCGCCCCATCCACGCAGATTCCACATGATGGTCTCATAGTGAGGCCAGAGCGGTTGGGCGTCCCAAACACGCTGGCCATCAATGACCATCACAAAGTGGTGGCACCACGCATCGCGGAAAGCTTCCCATGCGGTGCACTTGATTTCGCGGGCATGCGGCGCGACGTAGAAGTTCGTATCGCGACCGGGGTTGTTAAACCCGAAG from Nitrobacteraceae bacterium AZCC 1564 includes these protein-coding regions:
- a CDS encoding hypothetical protein (product_source=Hypo-rule applied), which encodes MNRTRRAFHDEVVGDGAPAEAARRLGLSLAQFETCKHGLFDRGFPKPDITTGNYDLDAIDQWRKLRHKHLFGPAPTLTPPTKARDAREKFGAR
- a CDS encoding protein gp37 (product_source=COG4422; cog=COG4422; pfam=PF07505) is translated as MTVAENSKIEWTDATVNFWWGCTKVGPGCDHCYAETWSKRTGGNIWGVGVPRRKIHGAAKMIHKLDNAYAEWAADATCAVENAKVFGLPVPNVGTTRRVFIQSMSDLFDTEVPIEWFGEAWEKIEICKRLALQIVTKRISVVEKRLAAIGRVTWPKHAGLMITIVNQDEANRDIPRLVALKSKLGIPWVGLSIEPMLGAIDLTPWLDQIDWVIVGGESGSKARPMHPDWPRSIRDQCATAGVPFLFKQWGEWTLSLDRDKQDPDWRANYTTDYVNEGKSRWLNVDGGSGFHGERFCVMARVGKKFAGRRLDGVEHNGFPTSRPLE
- a CDS encoding hypothetical protein (product_source=Hypo-rule applied): MTLDPEDLERPFWSDDHDMDLPKIIPDALRMLGDLASVELTTSGTPCGKTGRLNLPCCWNTDIGSTAFFGFNNPGRDTNFYVAPHAREIKCTAWEAFRDAWCHHFVMVIDGQRVWDAQPLWPHYETIMWNLRGWGDGRKKLDDAKARRAAVRSYEDAVRRFGRIVNTRSAVKAAASPLAQRGE